One Stenotrophomonas maltophilia DNA window includes the following coding sequences:
- a CDS encoding polyprenyl synthetase family protein → MTAEVLFARWRDRIESQLDAALPSPAEAPQRLHQAMRHSVLGGGKRMRPLLVYASGHLFGAQPESLDAAAMSVELIHAYSLVHDDLPAMDDDALRRGKPTTHIAFDEATAILAGDALQTRAFGLLADAPVPATLRVACLQTLAHASGASGMCGGQALDIDATGQQQTLAALTRMHALKTGALIRAAVRMGALCGQAHEPQLAQLDSFADALGLAFQVRDDILDVEASSEQLGKTAGKDQAQDKSTFPALLGMDGAKAQLHELAARMQAILAGYGEEADALRALATLAVERDH, encoded by the coding sequence ATGACGGCTGAGGTTCTGTTCGCGCGCTGGCGCGACCGTATCGAAAGCCAGCTCGACGCCGCTCTGCCCTCGCCTGCCGAAGCACCGCAGCGCCTGCACCAGGCCATGCGCCATTCGGTGCTGGGCGGTGGCAAGCGGATGCGCCCGCTGCTGGTGTACGCCAGTGGCCACCTGTTCGGTGCGCAGCCGGAAAGCCTGGATGCGGCGGCCATGTCCGTCGAGCTCATCCACGCCTACTCGCTGGTGCATGACGACCTGCCGGCGATGGATGATGACGCGCTGCGCCGTGGCAAGCCGACCACCCACATCGCCTTCGACGAAGCCACCGCGATCCTCGCCGGCGACGCCCTGCAGACCCGTGCCTTCGGCCTGCTGGCCGATGCACCGGTGCCGGCCACGCTGCGCGTGGCCTGCCTGCAGACCCTGGCCCACGCCTCCGGCGCGTCCGGCATGTGCGGCGGCCAGGCGCTGGATATCGATGCCACCGGCCAGCAGCAGACGTTGGCGGCGCTGACCCGCATGCACGCGCTGAAGACGGGCGCGCTGATCCGCGCAGCGGTGCGCATGGGCGCGCTGTGCGGTCAGGCCCACGAACCGCAGCTGGCCCAGCTGGACAGCTTCGCCGATGCGCTCGGCCTGGCCTTCCAGGTACGCGACGACATCCTCGATGTCGAGGCCAGTTCCGAGCAGCTGGGCAAGACCGCCGGCAAGGACCAGGCGCAGGACAAGAGCACCTTCCCCGCCCTGCTCGGCATGGACGGCGCAAAGGCCCAGCTGCACGAGCTCGCAGCGCGCATGCAGGCGATCCTGGCTGGATACGGCGAAGAGGCCGATGCACTGCGTGCGCTGGCGACGCTGGCGGTCGAACGCGATCATTGA
- a CDS encoding exodeoxyribonuclease VII small subunit, producing MAKKSPENASPVAQFEQSLESLEQLVEQMETGELSLEASLSAYERGVGLYRQCQQALEQAELRVRLLSDPAQPEASEPFDPPSHDG from the coding sequence ATGGCCAAGAAGTCCCCCGAAAACGCCTCCCCGGTTGCCCAGTTCGAGCAGTCGCTCGAATCGCTGGAACAGCTGGTGGAGCAGATGGAAACCGGCGAGCTGAGCCTGGAAGCCTCGCTCAGTGCTTACGAACGTGGCGTCGGTCTGTATCGCCAGTGCCAGCAGGCGCTGGAACAGGCCGAACTGCGCGTGCGCCTGCTCAGCGATCCGGCGCAGCCGGAAGCATCCGAACCTTTCGATCCACCCAGCCATGACGGCTGA
- a CDS encoding DUF4870 domain-containing protein, which produces MSEFDNVPPPPATTEAPADQRTMALAAHLLGIFTWFIGPLIIWLINKDDASKAFVTDQAKEALNFQITITIAMLICIVLTIVIIGGILAPIVGILNLVFCIIAAVKANNGEAYRYPFALRLVK; this is translated from the coding sequence GTGAGCGAATTCGATAACGTCCCGCCGCCGCCGGCCACCACCGAGGCCCCGGCCGACCAGCGCACCATGGCGCTGGCTGCGCACCTGCTGGGCATTTTCACCTGGTTCATCGGTCCGCTGATCATCTGGTTGATCAACAAGGACGACGCCAGCAAGGCTTTCGTGACCGACCAGGCCAAGGAAGCGCTGAACTTCCAGATCACCATCACCATCGCGATGCTGATCTGCATCGTGCTGACCATCGTGATCATCGGCGGCATCCTGGCCCCGATCGTCGGCATCCTGAACTTGGTGTTCTGCATCATTGCAGCGGTCAAGGCCAACAACGGCGAAGCGTACCGCTACCCGTTCGCGCTGCGCCTGGTCAAGTAA
- the tilS gene encoding tRNA lysidine(34) synthetase TilS — protein MTAFPALVPLDAPLLVGYSGGIDSTVLLHWLWRCAQASGTALRAVHVHHGLQPDADDWVLHCQQQCEAWGIELAVHRVQVDNRAGLGLEGAARQARRAAFAAELRDGETLALAQHLDDQAETFLLRALRASGVDGLAAMSTHSRLGEHPLWRPLLAVPRSALIDHAHQHALHWIEDPSNGDDQADRNFLRLQVLPLLRQRWPHAAAALAGSAMHCGQTRELLDEEDAELIAHLEVAPRVLSLQLLRQVSPGRAARVLRAWVAGHGAAPLPATVLQQALHELLPADNDRQARVSWHDHAIQQWRDHAYLLPAQLPALPLQWQVEWDGRAPLPLPDGGQLRLQGTPAFERPLQVRARVGGERILLPGRQHSHALKDCLQREHLAPWRRAQLPLIFDGPQLLAAADVVIAAPLHAWLQAHDAQLQWRPGGW, from the coding sequence GTGACTGCCTTCCCTGCCCTTGTTCCGCTGGATGCGCCGCTGCTGGTGGGCTACAGCGGTGGTATCGACTCCACCGTGCTGCTGCACTGGCTGTGGCGCTGCGCCCAGGCCTCCGGCACGGCGCTGCGCGCGGTGCACGTGCACCACGGCTTGCAGCCCGATGCGGATGACTGGGTGCTGCACTGCCAGCAGCAATGCGAGGCCTGGGGCATCGAACTGGCCGTGCATCGCGTGCAGGTCGACAACCGCGCGGGCCTCGGCCTTGAAGGCGCGGCGCGGCAGGCACGACGCGCCGCGTTCGCGGCGGAACTGCGCGACGGCGAAACGCTGGCACTGGCGCAGCACCTGGACGACCAGGCCGAGACCTTCCTGCTGCGCGCCCTGCGCGCGTCCGGCGTTGATGGCCTGGCGGCGATGTCCACCCACAGCCGCCTTGGCGAACATCCCTTGTGGCGCCCGCTGCTGGCGGTACCGCGCAGTGCGCTGATCGACCATGCCCACCAACATGCGCTGCACTGGATCGAAGACCCCAGCAATGGCGACGACCAGGCGGATCGCAACTTCCTGCGCCTGCAGGTGCTGCCATTGCTGCGCCAACGCTGGCCGCATGCCGCTGCGGCGCTGGCGGGCAGCGCAATGCACTGCGGGCAGACCCGCGAACTGCTCGATGAGGAAGACGCCGAGCTGATCGCACACCTGGAAGTCGCCCCACGCGTGCTGTCGCTGCAGCTGCTGCGCCAGGTCTCACCGGGCCGTGCCGCACGCGTGCTGCGTGCCTGGGTGGCCGGCCACGGTGCGGCGCCGCTGCCGGCCACGGTGCTGCAGCAGGCACTGCACGAGCTGCTGCCGGCCGACAACGATCGTCAGGCCCGTGTGAGCTGGCACGATCACGCGATCCAGCAGTGGCGCGACCACGCCTACCTGCTGCCGGCCCAGCTGCCTGCGCTTCCCCTCCAGTGGCAGGTCGAATGGGATGGACGCGCACCGCTGCCGCTGCCCGATGGCGGACAGCTGCGCCTGCAGGGCACCCCGGCCTTCGAACGCCCGCTGCAGGTCCGTGCACGCGTGGGCGGTGAGCGCATTCTGCTGCCCGGTCGCCAGCATTCGCATGCGCTGAAAGACTGCCTGCAACGCGAACACCTCGCCCCCTGGCGACGCGCGCAGCTGCCGCTGATCTTTGATGGCCCGCAATTGCTGGCCGCCGCCGACGTGGTCATCGCGGCCCCTCTGCACGCCTGGTTGCAGGCCCATGATGCTCAGCTGCAGTGGCGTCCCGGCGGCTGGTGA